In the Bacillota bacterium genome, AGATCGACCACCTGGAGTCGCCCAGCCCGCTCAACCCCCTGGGGGCCAAGGGCGCGGGAGAGGGCGGCACCATCCCGGCGCTGGCGGCGCTGGCCAACGCCGTGGAGGATGCGCTGGCGCCGCTGGGCGTGGTGGTGCGCCGCCTGCCCATGACGCCCGCGAGGGTGCGCGCCTGGATCGAGGAGGCCGCCGCCGGGCGGGGGCGGGAGAGGGCCTAGACCGGACGGGCCGGCCGCGCGGGCGGCCGGCCCGCCGCTGCCGTCGCGGCGAAAGTTGTCGGAGATTCAGTGTGGCCGGAAGAAGGAACGAGCCCCTCGCCGGCGAAGTAGGCCCCCGACGGTCGCAATCGTTTGCACACATGCGGGGCAGGTCCGCCGCGTGCGGAAGGGCTTGCTAGCGCGGGGATGCGGCGGCGGCGACCGGCCGAGGTCGGGGGTGAGGAACGTTGGCGAGGCTGGTCGACCTGACCCAGAGCTGGGGCGTGCTGACGCCGACTTGGCCCTACTTTCCCAGCACGAAAGTAACCAATTTCCATAGCCACCACCGGGACGGCCTGCAGAGCCAGATCATCGAGACCAACATGCACTCGGGCACGCACGTCGACGCTCCGCAGCACTTCAACCCGCGCGGCTGGTGGGTGCACGAGATCCCGCTGGAGCGGCTCTACCGGCCAACCGTGGTCGTCGACCTGAGCCCCCTCGTCGACGACTACAGCATCGTCGACCGGGAGATGTTCCTGGCCGCCGCCGCCAAGGCGCCCGCCATCCGGAAGGGCGACGCGGTCATCCTCTACTACAACTGGCACCGCTTCAACTGGGAGGGCGAGGAGCCCGACGAGACGCGCTACTTCTGCAAATGCCCGGGTCCCTCGGTGGACCTGGTCAGCTACCTGCTGGAGGAGGTGGAGGCGCCCTGGATCGGCGCCGACGCACCCTCGGTGGAACACCCGCTCTGGACGGCCATCCGGAACTACCGGCCCGACCTGGTCGAGGAGATGGAGCAGAAGTTCGGGAAGCCCATCGAGGAGCTGCTGCCCAGGCGCCACTTCCTGCAGAGCCACCGGCGCACGGCGGCGCGGAACGTGCTGCTGATCGAGAACATCGGGCGCGGCGTGGACGAGATCGTCAACCGGAGGGTGATGGTGGGCGCTTTCCCCTGGAAGTTCTACCGGGGCGAGTCCTCCATCTGCCGGCTGGTCGCCTTCCTGGACGAGTGAGCGGGCGGGTAGGACGCGAGGGGCGGGGGAGGGCGACCGGATGAGCCTGGCGCTGCGGGAAGAGAGGGCCGGGGTGCCGGAGAGGATGCGGGCGCTGATCCTGGACGGGCCCGAGCGCTTCCACCTGGGCGAGGTGCCGGTGCCGCGACCGGGACCGTACGAGGTGCTCTGCCGCGTCCACGCCGTGGCCATCTGCGGGACCGACGTCCACATCATCGAGGGGCGCCACCCGGGGCAGTGGCCGAGGGAGTACCCCTTCATCGCCGGCCACGAGTGGTCGGGCGAGGTGGTGGAGGCGGGGCAGATGGCGGCCGCTTTCGGCTGGCGGCCGGGCCAGCGCGTGGCGGGCACCTCGCACGCCGGCTGCGGCTTCTGCCGCATGTGCCGCGAGGGCCGCTACAACCTCTGCGAGAACTACGGGCGGCCCGAGTTGGGCCATCGCCAGTACGGCCACTACAGCCAGGGCGCCTATGCCGAGTACGTGGTCCACTCCATCAAGAGCGTCTTTCCGCTTCCGGAAGCGCTCAGCCTGGACGAGGGCGCCCTGGCGGACGCCTCCAGCATCGCTCTCTGGTCGGCCGAGCGCGGCGGCGTGGGGCCGGGTGACCGCGTGGCGGTGGTGGGGGCCGGGCCCATGGGCATCCTGGTCGCCCAGAGCGCCCGCGTCATGGGTGCCGCCCAGGTGCTGGT is a window encoding:
- a CDS encoding cyclase family protein codes for the protein MARLVDLTQSWGVLTPTWPYFPSTKVTNFHSHHRDGLQSQIIETNMHSGTHVDAPQHFNPRGWWVHEIPLERLYRPTVVVDLSPLVDDYSIVDREMFLAAAAKAPAIRKGDAVILYYNWHRFNWEGEEPDETRYFCKCPGPSVDLVSYLLEEVEAPWIGADAPSVEHPLWTAIRNYRPDLVEEMEQKFGKPIEELLPRRHFLQSHRRTAARNVLLIENIGRGVDEIVNRRVMVGAFPWKFYRGESSICRLVAFLDE
- a CDS encoding alcohol dehydrogenase catalytic domain-containing protein; translated protein: MSLALREERAGVPERMRALILDGPERFHLGEVPVPRPGPYEVLCRVHAVAICGTDVHIIEGRHPGQWPREYPFIAGHEWSGEVVEAGQMAAAFGWRPGQRVAGTSHAGCGFCRMCREGRYNLCENYGRPELGHRQYGHYSQGAYAEYVVHSIKSVFPLPEALSLDEGALADASSIALWSAERGGVGPGDRVAVVGAGPMGILVAQSARVMGAAQVLV